In Geovibrio ferrireducens, the genomic window ATGCGGAGAGTTCCGGCAGGAGTTCTTTGACGGTATGTTCCTGCCTGTCTTCAATAAGTTTTAACAGCGGATACATTATTTTGTCATATGATGGTACGCTCATCACTCCTCCTTGTTTTCTATCCTTTTGAGCATCCTGTCAAAATCGCTCTCGAATAAGCGATCCTGAATAATGCGGTATTTTTCAAATTCACTTTCGGCGTGTTCTTTGGCAATCTGAGCGGTTATCTTTCCCGAATCCTGCAAGACTGCACGGTCGTCAAACTCCAAAAACATATCTAGCCGCTTTGCCCAGTCTTCCATTGTCATGGGAATTTTGCGCCTCGCTCTTTCCTCTGCCAAGTCAAGATAGGCGTTCACGATTCTGCCCAGTGACTGAAGTTCGTCTTTGGTGAGATAGTTTTTTGCTGTCGATACATCAGATTTGACTATTTTTCCGTCAGGTGCTTTTTCCCAAGTGGTCAGCCCCATGTGTTCTTTGGTGCTGTCTGCCCTGTTCATGATTAATTCCGCCGCCGTGCTGCCGTGCACTGCGTAATGAAGCTTATTCTGCACCTTTGCGAAAAAGGTTTTGGTGGTGGGTGCGTCTTTGTTGTAATCAACGCTGGTTGCGTATATATCGGTCATTTTCTGGTAAAAGCGCCTCTCACTAAGGCGTATTTCCCTGATTTCCTCAAGCAGACGCTCAAAGTAATCTTCCCCCAGAAAGCTGCCGTTTTCCAGTCGTTTTTTATCAAGGACATAGCCCTTTATGGCAAATTCTTTCAGAACGCCCGTTGCCCATTGGCGGAACTGCGTAGCCCGAACAGAATTTACCCTGTAGCCGACAGAGATTATTGCATCAAGGTTATAAAATTCAACTTGTCTGGCAACGTTTCTGCTGCCTTCTGTTTGAACTATTCGAAATTTTCGAACAGTTGCTTCAGGGCTGATTTCTCCACTCTCAAAAATCTCTTTGAGATGATAGTTTATGGTGTTGATCCCCACATCAAAAAGCTGTCCCATCAGTTTCTGCGACAGCCATATTGTTTCATCCTCATATCTGGCTTCAATGCTCTGTTCGCCTGATTGTCCGGTGAATATCAAAAATTCTGCTGTGCTGTTGCGGATTAGCTTTCTATCTGGCATTAGGGTTCCTTGTCTTAGATTGAAAGCAAGAACTCCGCTTGAGTATATCATGTCTATCCCAAACATGTGCTGATGCCGCATCATATAAATTGATCTTAAGTTTACTTCTTCCACCGCATTTTGAGTTGTATGTATTCCTTTCTTCTTCTAATAAAAACACTCTATCAATGATTTTCTTATTGTTTTCATCATCTTTATTTCCATATATGCTAACATAAATATCAGTAACTTTACTTTCTAAGATCGCATTAATTACGTGTTGGTCATTTTCGGAAAAGGACATACCGTAAATAAATAAAGTGCGAGAAATGCTCTTTAAGCTTCTCAAACATTTATGCAGATAGGCATTATGTATTATTTTCTCTAACTTCTGCTCACTGGTGCCTTCAGAAACAAATATAGGGAATTCATTGTTTTGAAGAGACTGCTCTATTTGGTCACGCAAAGCTATACCAGTTCTATTAAAAGTTATCTTTCTTATCCTACTCCCATCATCAAAAAGATGTAAAGCTCCGTGTAAATAATGTACATTACTTTCATGAGAACCTGTCCAGTAAACACAGTCATCA contains:
- a CDS encoding virulence RhuM family protein, translating into MPDRKLIRNSTAEFLIFTGQSGEQSIEARYEDETIWLSQKLMGQLFDVGINTINYHLKEIFESGEISPEATVRKFRIVQTEGSRNVARQVEFYNLDAIISVGYRVNSVRATQFRQWATGVLKEFAIKGYVLDKKRLENGSFLGEDYFERLLEEIREIRLSERRFYQKMTDIYATSVDYNKDAPTTKTFFAKVQNKLHYAVHGSTAAELIMNRADSTKEHMGLTTWEKAPDGKIVKSDVSTAKNYLTKDELQSLGRIVNAYLDLAEERARRKIPMTMEDWAKRLDMFLEFDDRAVLQDSGKITAQIAKEHAESEFEKYRIIQDRLFESDFDRMLKRIENKEE
- a CDS encoding DUF4917 family protein, producing the protein MSKTETGLMTFEEALKATEGQRRSLLMGNGFSIAYSSKIFNYRALFDSADFSERKELKKLFEVINTTDFELVIKTLLDSISVVRAFFPKKKDDIKTYSDSAEWLKKQLVEVLTKNHPNKSVSVDDLKYSSCKFFLEHFVRFYTLNYDLLLYWTFMKFSQELKPQDGFGGSDDDDCVYWTGSHESNVHYLHGALHLFDDGSRIRKITFNRTGIALRDQIEQSLQNNEFPIFVSEGTSEQKLEKIIHNAYLHKCLRSLKSISRTLFIYGMSFSENDQHVINAILESKVTDIYVSIYGNKDDENNKKIIDRVFLLEEERNTYNSKCGGRSKLKINLYDAASAHVWDRHDILKRSSCFQSKTRNPNAR